gtATGGGAGCTGCTGGCTCAACTGCAGTCCCACTTACAGCCAGCAACCACTGTGTGGCCTAAGCAGCACTACAGCCACGGGGGGATGTGAGCATGGGGACGCAGCTTAGGCTCGGCGAGTCAGTCAAGGGGAGCCCAGACGTCTGCGGCTAAGTCACCGTGGGCAGGTCCGAGTGTCCTACCTGAACCCCTGCAGGGGTGGAGCCGTgggtcccaggaggcagcaggctggcaggcagcagctcccacagCCTGCAAGAAAGCAAGCAGCAGTTAGGGCCGGGTGCTCCTCCATCAGGCCCAGAACAGACCCACGTGTGCCCGCATGTGGCTGGTGCCCGAGGAGACCAGGCATGCCCCTGAAGCCACATGCAGAGGACCTGGGAGCCAGAGTGCCAGTCAAGTCATGGCATGAGGATCAAGGAAGTGGCTGGACACGAGGGGCAGGAGTGACCCCAGGGGCTGGGAGCAAGGGTGGATGCCACTGTCCACAGAAGCCTGGGGCAGCAGAGTGCAGTGACCCACCACGCGGACATGAGGAGACCCTGTCATGTGTGGGCTGCCCATCAGCACACACCCCTGCCGATCTGCCTGACCCCTGCTAAGACCCGCCCTTCTCTCCCTTGGCCCTGCCCCTCTGTCCCAGCACAGGGACCCCACCAGCCTGCATGGGCACCTCGTGCAACCCTGGGAAGGGGAAGGGGCAGCCCCTCAGGTGCACCCACCCACTCGTGCATGAAGCAACAGCCACTCCACCTCACCAGGAAGGCGGCCCACGCTGGGAagcccagcacagagcctgggAAACAGGTCTCTACCCGCAGCTACATGGACGTGCAAGCTGACAGAAGACGGAGACTGTTCGCGACGGAGAAGAACCACTGCTGGGGAAAGTGCCATTCGAAATGGCTCTACTGAACTAACCCCCAACTGTCAGGGAGGGAGCCCCCCCAGCCTGTCACTGCCCCCGTCTCCTGTGGTGACAGCCCCCCCAGCCTGTCACTGCCCCCGTCTCCTGTGGTGACAGCCCCCGTCTCCTGTGGTGAGAGCCCCCCAGCCTGTCACTGCCCCCGTCTCCTGTGGTGACAGCCCCCCCAGCCTGTCACTGCCCCCGTCTCCTGTGGTGACAGCCCCCCCAGCCTGTCACTGCCCCCGTCTCCTGTGGTGAGAGCCCCCCAGCCTGTCACTGTCCCTGTCTCCTGTGGTGAGAGCACCCCCAGCCTGTCACTGCCCCCGTCTGCTGTGGTGACAGCCCCCCAGCCTGTCACTGCCCCCGTCTCCTGTGGTGAGAGCCCCCCCAGCCTGTCACTGCCCCCGTCTCCTGTGGTGACAGCCCCCCCAGCCTGTCACTGGTACCCATCTCCTGTGGTGAGAGCCCCCCCAGCCTGTCACTGGTACCCATTTCCTGTGGTGAGAGCCCCCCCCAGCCTGTCACTGCCCCCGTCTCCTGTGGTGAGAGCCTCCCCAGACATGCGTTCCTCCCATCACTGGTACCTGTCTCCTGAGATGGGATGCACTGCTGAACCAAGGCTAAAGGGACAGCACCTCGACAAAAGTCCCCTCACTCTAAGGACATTGGGGCTCTAAGAGCCAAATCTGTACATTTACTGCTTTCAATACACATACCCTGGCCGTGTGTGCAGTCCACAGCTCCAACCCAATCGAGCACGCAGCTGGGCGAGCCTGGTGAGGATGGGGCCACACACCTGGCCACTGCCGGGCGCTTCCGACCAAGGAAGGGTGCCTACAGGGTGATAGACCAACGGGTGTGCCTGGGAGGCCAGGGGCAGGGTCTTACTCAGCCAGGGTTGGAGTGACACAAGTGTTTGTTTTCAGGAGCCCCACTCACATCTGCTCACACCCACGGTGCAGGGCACACACACTCCCCTACTGTGCCCATCACACAACATGCCGGCTGGCCCTCGTACGTCCTATACTCCTGTGCACACACCACACTCGTGTGCACCCACACCTCCACTCATGTATAAACCACACCCCATATTCATGTATatcccacacatgtgcacaccacACCCACACCTGTGTATATACCACACCTTACCCCACATGTGTGTTCACACCACATTCCACATCTATGTacacagcatctttttttttttttgtaagattttattattattggaaagccggatatacagagaggaggagagacagagaggaagatcttccatccgatgtttcactccccaagtgagccgcaacgggccgctgctgcgccgatcctatgccgggaaccaggaacctcttccaggtctcccacacaggtgcagggtcccaaagctttgggccgtcctcgactgctttcccaggccacaagcagggagctggatgggaagtggagctgccgggattagaaccggtgcccatatgggatcccggggctttcaaggcgagggctttagccgctaggccacgccgccgggcccatgtacaCAGCATCAAGTTCACACACTCCCCACATTTGCACACGCCTCACACAGACGCGCAGAGGTGACACCAAGCTCCACTTCACTCTAGCACGCGGAGCACCTGATGAGGCTCGGGGTAACAGGCACAGGTTCATCTTAACCACTCAGAACATTCTGGCAAGAATATCCATAAAGAGCTTCCTCTAACAGCCCAATGCCATTCAGATGCAAAGGGTGTGCCTTTTTTGGGCTCCGTCAATGTATGTTAGTTACAGGTACACACACAGGGCTTCTTAAAGGATTTATCTGATTATTTGAAATGGGGAGGGCAGCGGGCAGCGCTGTCAGGCACCAACACTCCAACAGGGGTGCTAGAGGTGCCTGCTcctcccaggcgcatcagcaggaagtggataaaagcagagcagccagaggcccagtggcatggcctagaggctaaagtcctcgccttgaactccccgagatcccatatgggcgccagttctaatcctggcagctccacttcccatccagcttgtagcctgggaaggcagtcgaggatggcccaaggctttttttttttttttagagaagtaAGCCTTTATTTCTTCGTTTCGTAAATAAAGCTGGCTGAGCTGGTTGCTTTTCGGCTTAGTCAAAGAGACCGAAGCCCATATCCTCATCCGACTCTTCCGACTCCTCCTTGGCCTCCACCTtggctggggctgcggctgcagcagcaggagcagcagaggtggcggcagcagcaggagcagcagccacaAAGGCAGATGGATCAGCCAGGAAGGCCTTGACCTTTTCAGCAAGTGGGAAGGTGTAATCTGTCTCCACAGACAGAGCCAGGACCCGCTTGTACCCGTTGATGATGGGATGGGGCACAGAAGCAACAGTCGGGTAGCCAATCTGCAGAGACACACTGGCCACATTGCGCACACCCTCCAGGAAGCGGGAGTGCAGGGTCTCCTCGGTGATGTCCAGCACCTCGGGGTTGTAGATGCTGCCGTTGTCGAACACCTGCTGGATGATCAGCCCGAAGGAGAAGGGCGAGATGTTCAGCATGTTGAGCAGCGTGGCCTCGCTGGCCCCCACCTTGTCTCCAGTCTTTATCAGCTGCACGTCACTCAGGATTTCGATGGTACCCCTGGAGATCTTGGTGGTGATACCCAAAGCCTGGAAGAAGGAGGTCTTCTCGGGGCCCAGGCCGGTGTTTTGAGCTGGCACAGTGACCTCACAGGGAGCAATGGCCCCAGCATGGGCAGCAGCGGGCACCTTGTTGGCCAGAAGCATGTCCCTGATCTCAGTGAGGTCCTCCTTGGTGAACACAAAGCCCACATTGCCCCGGATATGTGGCAGGAGTTTCTCGAGGGCCGGGTTGTTCTCCAGGTGGCCCCGGATGGCCTTGTGCGTCATGGTGTTCTTGCccatcagcaccacagccttgcCCCGCAGGGACATGCGGATCTGCTGCATCTGCTTGGAGCCCACATTGTCTGCTCCCACGATGAAGCATTTTGGGTAATTGTCCAGGAGTTGgatgatctttttttttgttttttaaagatttattttattcttattacaaagtcagatatactgagaggaggagagatagagaggaaatggagctgccgggattagaaccagcggccatatgggatcaaggcaaggaccttagccactaggccacgctgccgagcccgagttGGATGATCTTAAGGAAGTAGTTGGACTTCCAGGTTGCCCTGTCTTCCCTGGGCATCACGACGGTACGTCAGGGATTGCTttactttgtattaaaaaaaaaaaatcaagggagcTGTGCTAGCCCCAGAAGGCACAGACCTACATGATGgctgcccagagcccaggcagtccGAGATGGAGAGGGGCGTAACAAAGAGCAAGCAGGAAAAGCCCGGGAGCACCCATGGGGCTGCAGGAAGCGAGGTGTCGGCGCGGCTGAGCGCGGCCCGCGGGTCTTACTACAGAACTAGACAGGCTACAGATGAGTGCATCTCACACAGGTGAGTGTGTCTGGTGTGGCTTCGCTCTGCGTGCTGTAAGACCCTACAGGTCACAGCacggccacagcagagagcacaCGGCCCACTCCGGGCGGGCGGATCTTGTCTCGAACAAGGTGGGCCAAGGCTGCTCTGGGAGGAGGCTGACTTGGGACAAGTACAACATGGGCCTAGAACTTGCTGTGCTGGACAAACAACAGGCAGACAATGAAGGGGGCCATCTTACAGTTCTCCTTGGCCAAATTGGGGATAATCCGAgcaccaaaacaccagaacaacgGGGTATAGGGGACAAAACCAGACCCCCCAGGACCACGCTGAGGAAGATAGTCTTCACGCTGCAGCCTGGATTCAGTATTAGTGCATCCTGAAGTTCATGTACCAGAAGCCAGGTCCCCACTGTGGCTATAAGATTAAAGTCATGTGAGGCTCAGACACCCTCCTCTGCTATAACGATGGGCACAGCTCAGGCACCCTCCTCTGCTATGATGGTGGGCACAGCTCAGGGCACCCTCCTATTATGATGGTGGGCACAGTTTAGGGCACCCTCCTCTGCTATGATGGTGGGCACAGCTCAGGGCGCCCTCCTATTATGATGGTGGGCACAGTTCAGGGCACCCTCCTATGCTATGACGGTGAGGCTGAGCACCCAGGGCCACATGAGTCCTCAACTTCCAGCCTCCAGCACAGGCTTCTAAGTGCATCTCCCCTCGTTAAAGACTTGGCAGCTTGGAGCAGCCAGCCGGGGCAGAAGGAAACGCAGACACACCCTGCTTGCCTGACTGGCCTGCTGCTGAGTCCTCAACCTTCACACATCCGTCTGTGCATGTCCCAACTGCAGTAAGAGCCTGGGTCAGGCTGGCACAGCTGTAGTACCATCTTTATCAATGACCACATCAGTACCTTACCACCCTCCTCACCCATGCCAGGGCACCAGGACTACTCTTCTCAGCATGGGCTGCACCCCCTTACCACGGACAGCACCCCGACAGGCGACTGGCCAGGCTCTTCCAAATGTCACACAAGGCGAACAGCACACCGGTGCAGGTCAGAAGTGAGCGTGCACCCACCGAGTCCAGGACCCCAAACTCTCTGACACCCTCCCGAGCTCCTCCCTTTGCCACAGTGCTGCACTGAGACCAATGACAAGCTCCACGTGAACCCAAGGCCAGGGTCTGCCTGCAGATTCGTCCCTGGCTCTGATACCCACCGTGTGTCACAAAACGCACTCACAGTGCAGTCCGCAGGGGGTGGCAGCTCTGatatacatactttttaaatttatttttattggaaaggcagatatacacagaggaggagacataggaagatctgtccaatgattcactccccaaatggccacaatggccgctgctgcgccgatccgttgccaggagccaggattttctttccaggtctcccacgcgggtgcagggtcccaatgctctgggccgtcctcgactgctttcccaggccacaagcagggagctggatgggaagtggagctgctgggattagaactggcgcccatatgggatcccggcatgttcaatgcaaggactttagcctctaggccaccatgccggcccactttctctgatttttaatttgtatcgttttaagatttatttatttttagtggaaattcagatttacacagagaggagcagagacagagaggaagatcctccatcgatggttcactccccaagtggccgctacggccagtgctgtgccgatcctaaggcaggagccaggagcttctggactCAGGCCATGAGTCATTGCATTGGCCCGTCTACATGCATCTCTTAGGAACCCACTCTCCGGCCGTGGAGGACAGCTTAAGCCACACGCTGACATCGACAGCCCACAGAGCGtgagtctgagtcccagctgcttcccccgcacgccaggaaagcagagcagatgaTACACAGGCCGGGGCCCCAGCTGCCATGTGCAGAGCTGCACAGCCCCCGCTCCCGGCTGCTGCGGCCATCGGGGAACGAACCAACAGACAAGtacctctttgtctctgcctctttctgtaactctgcctcccactaaataaataaataaataaatactttttaaaaatctgctctcTTTATAGCAGAATACAACTTAGAAACACTGGCACATTGAAAACATATACAGACTGCTTAATTTCAAGAGTTCTCACCCCTGCAGCGAGTAAATAAAATCATTACTTCTTAGAACGTAAACTTGAAAAGACCAGGCGCCATACTTTAAAAACTCCTATCTGTCCTACCTGGCTttataaatttgattttctaaaatGTGAACTAGCTATACAATAATCaacatttctgggcctggcatggtagcgtaatggctaaagtcctcgccttgaacgccccgggatcccatatgggtgcctgttcatgtcctggcagctccacttcccatccagctccctgcttgttgcctgggaaagcagtcaaggacggcccacagccttggaaccctgcacccccgggggagacctggaggaagttcctggctcctggcttcagaatggctcagctccggccactgcagccacctgggggatGAAGcagcgtatggaagatctttctgtctctccttctctcagtaaatctgactttccaataaatgaataaataaataaatcttaacaaaaaaagaacatttcCTTTGCACATCTGTAAAGAGCCAACACCCAAAAAGCAAAAGTACCTACCAGGTGACAAACTGTTCACTGTTTAAGATGCAAACCTGGTTTGGTTTTCCTTTGTAATTTTCTCTTGCACTTTATTCCTGCTGCTTATGAAAACTCTACAGAAGCACAACTCCAGGACAAAGAAGTGGGTCCGCACTTTGAGATAATGGCGCTGTCCCACACACAGACCAGGGTAACTTAACAATGGACTGTGTGAAACCCTAACAGCTTCCACCCCTAAAGCCCCCTGTTGCATACTGTGGCCAAAGGGTTTGACACCAACTGCTGGgcatcagtctctctctctctctctctctctctctctctctctctcacacacacacacagagccccgTATGAGAAGAAATTAGAGCAACaactagaaaataaaaaacaaaaacaaaaacaaaaacaaaaaaccagaaatgcCTGCAGGATGAAGCCTGGTGAGTGATGTTTCCAGAAAAGATGCTGGTGTTACGATGGAGTCATTGGTTTCAACTGTGAACAAGCATAGGTAACTAACAGCTTAGGCTGGTTAGGAGTCACTGTATGATCATGACTACAGACAGACCAGTCATTGCAGACCTCACCAGACACCCACAGGGAAGCTCACTCCTGGTGCTGGAATCCACTCCCAGTACCCGCGCTgtgctgggtctcactcctgGTGCTGGAATCCACTCCCAGTACCCACGCTgtgctgggtctcactcctgGTGCTGGAATCCACTCCCAGTACCCACGCTGTGCTGGGTATCCTCACTGCCAATGCTAGTGTTTATACTCAGGGCCCACAGTTGGCTGCATGCCTGGGAAAGTCCCTTCTCTTCTGTACACAGGAGGTGATGTTCAGACCCACAcggacacctgggaaagcaacctcTCTGCTGCAAAATTCTCCAAGCCCCTGGAGAGCGtcaccaggctgacaggcaccttGGAATGGCCACAGCACCAGGGGCACTCCGAGGCagcagcatggctcagcaggggctgcGTCCTGCGGTGATAGGGCTGTCAGCAACTGACCTGTGCAAGCACCATGCCACCCTGCCCCACGAGCTAAGGTCTCCTGAAAACCCTACTGGGGCCAGGATTCTGGCCCAGTGGATGCGACTTcggcctgcaacaccagcacccaagTCAGAGTGTggcttcaagccctggctgctcccctgccaagccagctccctgctcatgagccTGTGTGAGAGCCAATGGAGATCCACGCTCCTGGACCCgacctggcccactcctggctttGCTACTCACAGGGAGTCAACCCCAAGACCTCTCTTGGTTTCCCTTTTCCTTTACAAACAAGAAATAAAGTCCAGCCATCTTGCTCATTTTGAGATCCCTCTAGGGAACCCACAGATGTGTAAAGCTTGGATGTCTTTATTAATTTATCTCAAACGCTGGGCTACACAAAGTGCGAGCCAGGGTGGCGAAGGGGCAGGTCTTCCGtgtagtggttcactccccacacagccacagagcaagggctggcccaggcagacggaaggaggctggaactccttccaggtttcccacatgggtggcaggggcccatggactccCGCTGTCTTGCccagctttcccaggcgcattagcagggagctaaatggaaagcGGAGCAACGGAAacatgctggcgctgcaggtggtggtttagccCTCTCTGCCCAACAACAGCCCTTGCTGAGAGGTAACTCCtgcagggaaatcccagagagTATGTCTCAACAGGGACTGGGAAGGCTGGGCCTGCAGCAACAGCTAGCTCAAGGTCTTCCGAAGGCACAGGCATGGCCACTGGGCCCCTTGAACCGGATGCGAACTCAGAGCCCTCACAAGTGCCGGGCTCCTCGGAAAAGGCCAGGAGGTGGTGACTGCCGCAGACTCACGGTGCTCCGTTGTGGGGTGCGGGCATCTCAGAGGAAGCGAGGCTCCTCTCTGGTAAGCACCGACCAGagggcagccctgccagcccaGAGGGGGTCAGGCCCTCTGAGACACGGTGCACAGCCCCGGAGCTTTGGGGACACATCTCCAGCTCTCCTAGATGCAGGCTGCTGAGCCCCAGTCTTCACCCACGGCTCCACTCCAGGGGTGAGGACACAGTCCCTGGTGCCAAAGCGCTAGCGGCCCTGGCTGGCAGTTTAAGTACAGGAGCTGCTCCTGCAGTAACATACAATGTGCCCCGAGGGAGATCCCGCACAACCTGGCCATCATGCTGCAGGATGTCCTCGACTGGAGAGCCGGGAGAAACCGCCTGTGgcctcctgccctcctctcctctcctctccagctgCACAGCCTCAGGCCTGCGGCGGAGGCCCTGGCTAATGCCCTGGATGAGGACTGCCATGGCTCCGGTCACACTCCAGCAGTGTGCAGTTCCC
This sequence is a window from Ochotona princeps isolate mOchPri1 chromosome 3, mOchPri1.hap1, whole genome shotgun sequence. Protein-coding genes within it:
- the LOC105942291 gene encoding large ribosomal subunit protein uL10-like produces the protein MQQIRMSLRGKAVVLMGKNTMTHKAIRGHLENNPALEKLLPHIRGNVGFVFTKEDLTEIRDMLLANKVPAAAHAGAIAPCEVTVPAQNTGLGPEKTSFFQALGITTKISRGTIEILSDVQLIKTGDKVGASEATLLNMLNISPFSFGLIIQQVFDNGSIYNPEVLDITEETLHSRFLEGVRNVASVSLQIGYPTVASVPHPIINGYKRVLALSVETDYTFPLAEKVKAFLADPSAFVAAAPAAAATSAAPAAAAAAPAKVEAKEESEESDEDMGFGLFD